From the genome of Geothrix sp. 21YS21S-4, one region includes:
- a CDS encoding RNA polymerase sigma factor: MTEGSARLAEVFEREKSRLLGYVRRQLAGFSGAEAEDIVSDAVYNLLRRADVIGEIENLTAYLYRSVANRVTDHRRGGTPPLSLDHPTRLSAEETGPLDPEHRGPTPEQSYDQAQLRERLAEALDQLGPRERAIWIATEIDGRSFRELAEDWGEPIGTLLSRKSRASGRLRDLLSDYRTRTQELP, from the coding sequence ATGACGGAGGGCTCCGCGCGATTGGCCGAGGTGTTCGAGCGGGAGAAGTCCCGCCTCCTCGGCTACGTGCGGCGCCAGCTCGCCGGCTTCTCCGGAGCGGAGGCCGAGGACATCGTGTCCGACGCCGTCTACAACCTGCTGCGGCGGGCCGACGTCATCGGGGAGATCGAGAACCTGACGGCCTACCTCTACCGCTCCGTCGCCAACCGCGTCACCGACCACCGGCGCGGGGGAACGCCCCCCCTCTCCCTCGACCATCCCACCCGCCTTTCCGCGGAGGAAACGGGCCCCCTGGACCCCGAGCACCGCGGACCCACCCCCGAGCAGAGCTACGACCAGGCCCAGTTGCGGGAGCGGCTGGCGGAAGCCCTCGACCAGCTGGGGCCTCGCGAACGGGCCATCTGGATCGCCACCGAGATCGACGGCCGCAGTTTCCGCGAATTGGCCGAGGACTGGGGCGAGCCCATCGGAACCCTCCTCTCCCGCAAGAGCCGGGCCTCGGGCCGGCTCCGCGACCTCCTTTCCGACTACCGAACCCGAACGCAGGAGTTGCCATGA
- a CDS encoding polysaccharide biosynthesis/export family protein has protein sequence MHPSHCPTQPLPRSGAALSLGSGRLRFGAALCGLLLFGACTSPGMKLNVKPGSRETTTQVDGLSVTLRPLSAEALKPLRARTVDPTAAELLVAAEKLPPYRLGPQDVLLVTVWDHPEITLPLGQYRQDSASGSVVDEDGQLYFPYVGKVKVAGMTVSQVRDALTAKLSRTLQNPQIDVKVIAYRSQKIYVGGEVKSPAVYTVTDVPFTLAEAVNRAGGFLPTADDSRVVLTRGDQVWRLNFQSLVASGNRIGQILLKDGDSLHVPHALENPVYMMGELVRPGNLPLIHGNLSLAQAITETGGILGASADARSIYVIRQTGSPNGVDVFHLDARNPTSMVLADRFPLNPRDIVYVDAGTLVRFNRVMSLLLPTVTAVTSTAIATGEVRYLVRRER, from the coding sequence ATGCACCCTTCCCACTGTCCAACCCAGCCTCTCCCGCGATCGGGAGCAGCCCTCTCCCTCGGCAGCGGACGCCTCCGATTCGGCGCGGCCCTGTGCGGGCTTCTGCTGTTCGGCGCCTGCACGTCGCCGGGCATGAAGCTGAATGTGAAGCCGGGCAGTCGGGAGACGACCACCCAGGTGGACGGCCTCAGCGTCACCCTCCGCCCCCTCAGCGCGGAGGCCCTCAAGCCCCTGCGCGCGCGGACCGTGGATCCCACGGCGGCGGAGCTGCTGGTGGCCGCGGAGAAGCTCCCCCCCTACCGCCTGGGCCCCCAGGACGTCCTGCTGGTGACCGTGTGGGACCACCCCGAGATCACCCTTCCCCTGGGCCAGTACCGCCAGGATTCGGCGTCGGGAAGCGTGGTGGACGAGGACGGCCAGCTCTATTTCCCCTATGTGGGCAAGGTCAAGGTGGCGGGGATGACCGTCTCCCAGGTGCGGGACGCCCTCACCGCCAAGCTGTCCCGGACGCTGCAGAATCCCCAGATCGACGTCAAGGTGATTGCCTACCGCTCCCAGAAGATCTACGTGGGCGGCGAGGTGAAGAGCCCCGCCGTCTATACGGTCACCGACGTGCCGTTCACGCTGGCTGAAGCGGTCAATCGCGCGGGCGGGTTCCTTCCCACCGCCGACGACAGCCGGGTCGTCCTCACCCGCGGCGACCAGGTGTGGCGGTTGAACTTCCAGTCCCTGGTGGCCTCGGGCAACCGCATCGGCCAGATCCTGCTCAAGGACGGTGATTCGCTGCACGTCCCCCACGCGCTGGAGAACCCCGTCTACATGATGGGAGAGCTGGTCCGCCCCGGGAACCTGCCCCTGATCCACGGCAACCTGTCGCTGGCCCAGGCGATCACGGAGACCGGCGGGATCCTGGGAGCCAGCGCCGACGCCCGCTCCATCTACGTCATCCGGCAGACGGGCAGCCCCAACGGCGTGGACGTCTTCCACCTGGACGCCCGCAATCCCACCTCGATGGTCCTGGCCGACCGGTTCCCTCTGAACCCCCGCGACATCGTCTACGTCGACGCCGGAACCCTCGTCCGCTTCAACCGCGTGATGAGCCTTCTCCTCCCCACCGTGACCGCCGTGACCTCCACCGCGATCGCCACGGGAGAAGTCCGCTACCTCGTCCGGCGCGAGCGCTGA
- a CDS encoding low molecular weight protein-tyrosine-phosphatase → MTPTPSIDSVLVLCEGNHCRAPMAEALLGAAVKPAVRVESAGLKALVDCPPDPEAERLMKEAGCDISGHRGRQFTVEMAHRADLILVMDALQKEWCTALAPGARGRIFLLGHWLSTPPRDILDPFGQGPSVFRQVFEDIHQSVAAWVPHLLSERRSA, encoded by the coding sequence TTGACCCCGACTCCGTCCATCGATTCCGTGCTCGTCCTCTGCGAGGGGAACCACTGCCGCGCTCCCATGGCCGAAGCCCTCCTCGGGGCGGCCGTGAAGCCGGCGGTGCGGGTGGAATCGGCGGGGCTGAAGGCCCTGGTGGACTGCCCTCCCGATCCCGAGGCCGAGCGCCTGATGAAGGAAGCCGGCTGCGACATCTCGGGCCACCGGGGGCGGCAGTTCACCGTGGAGATGGCCCATCGCGCGGACCTGATCCTCGTGATGGACGCGCTCCAGAAGGAATGGTGCACCGCCCTGGCTCCCGGCGCCCGAGGTCGGATCTTTCTCTTGGGACATTGGCTGTCCACACCTCCCCGCGACATCCTCGACCCGTTCGGCCAGGGTCCGTCGGTCTTCCGACAGGTCTTCGAGGACATCCATCAATCCGTGGCGGCCTGGGTGCCGCATCTCCTTTCCGAACGAAGGTCTGCATGA
- a CDS encoding polysaccharide biosynthesis tyrosine autokinase, with protein MRTVDEAREVDLREWLLNLWSGRYLILGSILVFLALGGLYIWRSTPIYQAEALLQIEPPKVLRDSDAAFARMENLFSAPSDATTEIEIIGSNMVLGHTVEALNLDVVAKPVFFPVIGETLARGKAHAPRIDVAAFDVPDSLRGLEFHLIALPNGTFEWKSPEDPPSYVKPGVAYPQDAVLAVGRPGDALSATYGGEALKLQVRALAGPSGQKFTLVRRPLLSAITDMRNDLEAAEKGVTQTNKSTNLLALAFRHTNPSRAAEILNEIMKQYIRQNDSRKGEEVGRTLALLQQQLPEVHARVEQAETRLNRFRTQTGAVDVPREADLALQQSSSLASQITALKQKKEELRRTYQEGSDVVATLNAQIAKLQNESAAVSQKVRTLPATQQELVRLSRDVQVNTELYTALLNNIQQLQVTRTGEGNNTRVVDFAMAGLKPVKPKKEMLLAVFFVLGTFVGISLLLGRRALQRGVEDHRIIEAKLGLPVFVTIPHSKPQEAQDRAIAQGQPGNHLLALREPDDVATESLRSLRTMLSFTMASTASRTIMLTGPSPKIGKSFITSNFSAVLAQAGARVLVVDADMRRGNLHKYFGLQDRLGGLSEVIAGLVPWKSAAHPTEIPGLHVMSTGELPKNPSELLMSPGFSAFVAEASTEYDYVVIDAPPVLPVTDATVIGSKVGTVLLVAKFGQHSLDELRACQNRLEASGIPLKGCVFNDLLPLGLGRYEDNYRYAYHYKYSRADNA; from the coding sequence ATGAGAACCGTCGACGAGGCCCGCGAAGTCGACCTCCGCGAATGGCTGCTCAACCTGTGGTCCGGACGCTACCTGATTCTAGGGAGCATCCTGGTCTTCCTCGCCCTGGGGGGCCTGTACATCTGGCGGAGCACGCCCATCTACCAGGCCGAGGCGCTGCTCCAGATCGAGCCGCCGAAGGTCCTGCGGGATTCGGACGCGGCCTTCGCCCGGATGGAAAACCTGTTCTCGGCACCCTCCGATGCCACCACCGAGATCGAGATCATCGGCAGCAACATGGTGCTCGGCCATACCGTGGAGGCCCTGAACCTCGACGTCGTGGCCAAGCCGGTGTTCTTCCCCGTCATCGGGGAGACCCTGGCCCGGGGCAAGGCCCACGCGCCCCGCATCGACGTGGCGGCTTTCGACGTCCCCGACAGCCTGCGGGGGCTGGAGTTCCACCTGATCGCCCTGCCCAACGGCACCTTCGAATGGAAGTCCCCGGAAGATCCGCCTTCCTACGTGAAGCCCGGCGTCGCCTATCCCCAGGACGCGGTTCTCGCCGTGGGCCGGCCCGGCGACGCCCTCAGCGCCACCTATGGGGGGGAGGCCCTCAAGCTCCAGGTGCGGGCTCTCGCCGGCCCCTCCGGCCAGAAATTCACCCTCGTCCGGCGTCCCCTGCTGAGCGCCATCACCGACATGCGGAACGATCTGGAGGCCGCGGAAAAGGGCGTCACCCAGACGAACAAGTCCACCAACCTCCTGGCCCTCGCCTTCCGCCACACCAACCCCTCCAGGGCCGCGGAGATCCTGAACGAGATCATGAAGCAGTACATCCGCCAGAACGATTCCCGCAAGGGCGAGGAAGTGGGCCGTACCCTGGCCCTTCTGCAGCAGCAGCTTCCGGAGGTGCACGCCCGGGTGGAGCAGGCCGAGACCCGCCTGAACCGCTTCCGGACCCAGACGGGCGCGGTGGACGTCCCGCGGGAAGCCGACCTCGCCCTCCAGCAGAGTTCGAGCCTCGCGAGCCAGATCACCGCCCTCAAGCAGAAGAAGGAGGAACTGCGGCGCACTTACCAGGAAGGTTCGGACGTGGTCGCGACCCTCAACGCCCAGATCGCCAAGCTGCAGAACGAATCCGCGGCGGTCAGCCAGAAGGTGCGGACCCTTCCCGCCACCCAGCAGGAACTGGTGCGCCTCTCCCGCGACGTCCAGGTCAACACGGAGCTGTACACGGCGCTGCTGAACAACATCCAGCAGCTCCAGGTCACCCGCACCGGCGAGGGGAACAACACCCGCGTGGTGGACTTCGCCATGGCGGGCCTCAAGCCCGTCAAGCCCAAGAAGGAGATGCTGCTGGCCGTCTTCTTCGTCCTGGGAACCTTCGTGGGCATCTCCCTCCTCCTCGGGAGGCGGGCCCTCCAGCGCGGGGTCGAGGACCACCGGATCATCGAGGCCAAGCTGGGCCTGCCGGTGTTCGTCACCATTCCCCACAGCAAGCCCCAGGAAGCCCAGGATCGCGCCATCGCCCAGGGCCAGCCGGGGAACCACCTCCTGGCTCTGCGGGAACCCGACGACGTGGCTACCGAAAGCCTTCGCAGCCTGCGGACGATGCTGAGCTTCACGATGGCCTCCACGGCCAGCCGCACGATCATGCTCACCGGGCCTTCTCCCAAGATCGGAAAATCCTTCATCACCAGCAATTTCTCAGCCGTCCTCGCCCAGGCGGGCGCCCGGGTGCTGGTGGTGGACGCGGACATGCGGCGCGGCAACCTGCACAAGTACTTCGGCCTCCAGGACCGCCTCGGCGGGCTGTCCGAAGTCATCGCGGGACTGGTGCCCTGGAAGTCCGCGGCCCATCCCACGGAGATCCCCGGGCTGCACGTGATGAGCACCGGCGAGCTGCCCAAGAATCCCTCCGAGCTGCTGATGTCCCCTGGCTTTTCCGCCTTCGTGGCGGAGGCCTCCACGGAGTACGACTACGTGGTGATCGACGCTCCGCCCGTCCTGCCCGTCACCGACGCCACGGTCATCGGGTCGAAGGTGGGGACCGTCCTGCTGGTGGCGAAGTTCGGCCAGCACAGCCTGGACGAGCTGCGCGCCTGCCAGAACCGCCTGGAAGCCAGCGGAATCCCCTTGAAGGGCTGCGTGTTCAACGACCTCCTGCCCCTGGGCCTCGGCCGCTACGAGGACAACTACCGCTACGCCTACCACTACAAGTACAGCCGGGCCGACAACGCGTAG
- a CDS encoding glycosyltransferase, with the protein MEILYVSRLCSESRLARLMAEQPVKPPLQEQKFHGLLARGLAAFATGVTALSLLPPPPGKAGPRTEAETEEGIAYHYLALRPVPFLSHALVFAWSFLFCFRWCLARHDRPRFVVCDILDLSISAGARLASKLAGVPAVAIVTDIPDILHDYIGGASSPLGRAVVGAYRSLSTFLMHRYDAYVLLTEAMDPLVNPRRKPHLVMEGMVDPGMEQVANTLDGKFPERVVLYAGALYAKYGVGALLDAFLRVPLGDVRLWLYGSGELEGRIGDCAARDPRIRYWGVQPNREVVAAEVRATLLVNPRPSREAFTRFSFPSKNMEYMASGTPVLATPLPGMPPEYLDHVYTFQDESVAGMAEALTRLLNRPREELHRRGQGAKAFVLERKSNVTQAGRIHAFLEAMAPPA; encoded by the coding sequence ATGGAGATCCTCTACGTCTCGCGGCTCTGCTCGGAATCGCGCCTCGCCCGCCTCATGGCGGAACAGCCGGTCAAGCCCCCCCTCCAGGAGCAGAAATTCCACGGCCTCCTGGCGCGGGGGCTCGCCGCCTTCGCCACCGGCGTCACCGCCCTGTCCCTCCTTCCACCGCCGCCGGGAAAGGCCGGCCCCCGCACGGAGGCCGAGACGGAAGAAGGGATCGCGTACCACTACCTGGCGCTGCGGCCCGTGCCTTTTCTCTCCCACGCGCTGGTCTTCGCGTGGAGTTTCCTCTTCTGCTTCCGGTGGTGCCTGGCCCGCCACGATCGCCCCCGCTTCGTGGTGTGCGACATCCTGGACCTCTCCATCTCCGCGGGCGCCCGACTCGCGTCGAAACTGGCGGGCGTTCCCGCCGTGGCGATCGTCACCGACATTCCCGACATCCTGCACGACTACATCGGCGGGGCGTCCTCCCCCCTCGGCCGGGCGGTGGTGGGCGCCTACCGGAGCCTCTCGACGTTCCTGATGCACCGCTACGACGCCTACGTCCTTCTGACCGAAGCCATGGATCCTCTGGTCAATCCCCGGCGGAAGCCCCACCTGGTGATGGAGGGAATGGTCGATCCGGGCATGGAGCAGGTGGCCAACACCCTGGACGGCAAGTTCCCCGAGCGGGTCGTCCTCTACGCCGGCGCCCTCTACGCCAAGTACGGCGTGGGCGCGCTGCTGGACGCCTTCCTGCGCGTCCCCCTCGGGGACGTGCGCCTGTGGCTGTACGGGTCCGGCGAACTGGAAGGGCGGATCGGCGACTGCGCGGCCCGGGATCCGCGCATCAGGTACTGGGGGGTGCAGCCCAACCGCGAGGTGGTGGCCGCGGAGGTCCGCGCCACGCTGCTGGTCAATCCCCGTCCCTCCCGCGAAGCGTTCACGCGGTTCTCCTTCCCCTCCAAGAACATGGAGTACATGGCCTCGGGCACGCCGGTCCTGGCTACGCCCCTGCCCGGGATGCCGCCGGAATACCTGGATCACGTCTACACCTTCCAGGACGAGTCCGTCGCCGGAATGGCGGAGGCCCTGACCCGGCTGCTCAACCGGCCCCGGGAGGAACTCCATCGCCGCGGCCAGGGCGCCAAAGCCTTCGTTCTGGAGCGGAAGAGCAACGTCACCCAGGCGGGGCGGATCCACGCATTCCTGGAGGCGATGGCGCCGCCGGCCTGA